A stretch of the Polaribacter pacificus genome encodes the following:
- the idi gene encoding isopentenyl-diphosphate Delta-isomerase → MTEEQVILVDTLDNQIGLMPKMEAHEKALLHRAFSVFTFNDKGELLLQQRAADKYHSPLLWTNTCCSHQRDGEGSLEAGRRRLQEEMGFSCDLEEVFWFIYKAPFDNGLTEHELDHVMVGKHNEDPVINPEEVADFKWMTLAAVKEEMTAKPEIYTAWFRIIFNEYYQRIVERT, encoded by the coding sequence ATGACGGAAGAACAAGTTATTTTAGTAGATACACTCGATAATCAGATTGGTTTGATGCCAAAAATGGAGGCACATGAAAAAGCCTTATTGCATCGTGCCTTTTCGGTATTCACTTTTAATGATAAAGGAGAGTTGTTATTGCAACAAAGAGCTGCTGATAAGTACCACTCGCCACTTTTATGGACAAATACCTGTTGTTCGCATCAAAGAGACGGAGAAGGTTCTTTAGAGGCTGGAAGACGCAGATTGCAAGAAGAAATGGGTTTTTCTTGTGACCTAGAAGAAGTGTTTTGGTTTATTTATAAGGCTCCTTTTGACAATGGTTTAACAGAACATGAATTAGATCATGTAATGGTTGGGAAACACAACGAAGACCCTGTGATTAATCCAGAAGAAGTTGCTGATTTTAAATGGATGACTTTAGCAGCTGTAAAAGAAGAAATGACAGCTAAACCAGAAATTTATACTGCTTGGTTTAGGATTATTTTTAACGAGTATTATCAACGAATTGTTGAAAGAACCTAG
- a CDS encoding HAD family hydrolase: MYKNIKVIAFDADDTLWVNETYFREAEQQFAKLLAAYETENKIDQELFKTEIKNLAIYGYGVKGFMLSMVESALELSNYKISQQKLAQILEIGKEMLEKPIELLPGVEQVLKALHGKYKLIVATKGDLLDQERKLKKSGLLKYFHHIEVMSDKQVSDYESLVRHQDIDASELLMVGNSLKSDVLPLIQIGAAAIHIPFHTTWAHEEVSENEQQADQYKTVKKLTEILTFL; encoded by the coding sequence ATGTATAAAAATATAAAAGTAATTGCTTTTGATGCCGATGATACGCTTTGGGTTAATGAAACCTATTTTAGAGAGGCAGAGCAGCAATTTGCCAAACTATTGGCAGCTTACGAGACAGAGAATAAGATTGATCAAGAACTGTTTAAAACCGAAATAAAAAATCTAGCTATCTATGGCTATGGTGTAAAAGGTTTTATGCTTTCTATGGTAGAAAGTGCTTTAGAGTTGTCAAACTATAAAATCAGTCAACAAAAACTTGCTCAGATTTTAGAAATAGGAAAAGAGATGTTAGAAAAGCCCATAGAGCTTTTACCAGGGGTAGAGCAAGTGTTAAAGGCATTGCATGGTAAGTATAAACTTATCGTGGCAACCAAAGGCGATTTGTTAGATCAGGAGCGAAAGTTAAAGAAGTCTGGATTGTTGAAGTACTTTCATCATATAGAAGTAATGAGTGATAAGCAGGTGTCTGATTATGAAAGCCTGGTTAGGCATCAGGATATTGATGCTTCAGAGTTATTGATGGTTGGAAACTCTTTAAAGTCTGATGTGCTGCCTTTGATTCAAATAGGAGCTGCTGCTATACATATCCCTTTTCATACCACTTGGGCTCATGAAGAGGTATCAGAGAACGAGCAACAGGCTGATCAATATAAAACTGTAAAAAAATTAACAGAAATACTCACTTTTCTTTAG
- a CDS encoding peptidylprolyl isomerase produces the protein MQFIKLKPVISILSFMFLLMGCQEEPKHQPIIKTEKIQKKEIKKPESIQKKWDSLNRNNVAAFFTEYGKQNKETNVLISTKFGEIKLRLYNDTPIHRASFIFLSKINYFNTTVFYRIAKGFVIQGGNSDESYTQAQRNKYDNYLMEPEFRSNRKHKYGALAAARDYENNPNKLSSPFEFYIVQSKKGAHHLNNEHTVFGEVVSGFSALDKIAQVEVGPDEWPLIDIDMKVEVLD, from the coding sequence ATGCAGTTCATAAAACTAAAACCAGTAATATCAATTTTAAGCTTTATGTTTCTTTTGATGGGATGCCAAGAGGAGCCTAAACATCAGCCTATTATCAAAACTGAAAAAATTCAAAAAAAAGAAATCAAAAAACCAGAAAGTATTCAAAAAAAATGGGACAGTTTAAACAGAAATAACGTTGCTGCTTTTTTTACTGAATACGGAAAACAAAACAAAGAAACGAATGTACTTATTAGCACAAAGTTTGGCGAGATTAAATTGCGTTTATATAATGACACACCTATACATAGAGCCAGTTTTATCTTTTTAAGTAAAATAAATTATTTTAATACAACAGTTTTTTACCGCATTGCTAAAGGCTTTGTTATTCAAGGAGGAAACTCTGATGAAAGTTATACCCAGGCGCAACGAAATAAATATGATAATTATTTAATGGAGCCAGAGTTTAGAAGCAATAGAAAGCACAAATACGGTGCTCTAGCTGCTGCAAGGGACTATGAGAACAATCCAAACAAACTATCTAGTCCTTTTGAATTTTACATCGTTCAAAGTAAAAAAGGAGCTCATCATTTAAACAATGAACACACCGTTTTTGGTGAAGTCGTTTCTGGTTTTTCTGCACTTGACAAAATTGCTCAAGTAGAAGTTGGTCCTGATGAATGGCCACTTATTGACATCGATATGAAAGTTGAAGTTTTAGATTGA
- a CDS encoding RNA polymerase sigma factor translates to MFTDENAFIEQLQNAKTKEKAFRELVKLYKERLYWHIRKIVVSHDDADDVLQNTFIKIFRGIDNFKQESKLFSWMYRIATNEAIYFINKRAKERNLDISDYQEKLTSNLDSDHWFSGDDVQVLLQKAIATLPPKQQLVFNMKYFEDLKYKEIAEILELTEGALKASYFHAVKKVEAYIKNTLN, encoded by the coding sequence TTGTTTACTGACGAAAATGCTTTTATTGAACAATTACAGAATGCTAAGACTAAAGAAAAAGCATTTAGAGAACTTGTAAAGTTATACAAGGAACGACTGTATTGGCATATTCGTAAAATTGTTGTTTCTCACGACGATGCTGATGATGTTTTGCAAAATACTTTTATTAAAATTTTTAGAGGAATTGATAATTTTAAACAAGAGAGTAAACTTTTTTCTTGGATGTATCGAATAGCCACTAATGAGGCTATATACTTTATCAATAAAAGAGCCAAAGAACGCAATTTAGACATTAGTGATTATCAAGAAAAACTAACCTCAAACCTAGATAGTGATCATTGGTTTTCTGGTGATGATGTTCAGGTATTGCTACAAAAAGCAATTGCAACATTACCACCCAAACAACAGTTGGTTTTTAATATGAAGTATTTTGAAGATTTAAAATATAAAGAGATTGCTGAAATTCTTGAATTAACTGAAGGAGCGTTAAAAGCTTCGTATTTTCACGCAGTAAAAAAAGTTGAAGCATATATAAAAAATACACTCAATTAA
- the kdsB gene encoding 3-deoxy-manno-octulosonate cytidylyltransferase — protein MKIIAMIPARYGATRFPGKLMADLGGKPVIVRTYEATVKTALFDDVYVVTDSKIIKNEVERFGGKAIMSIKEHECGSDRIAEAVENLDVDIVVNVQGDEPFVKKEPLEKVLEVFKGEDADQIDLASLMQEITDWKDITDPNYVKVIVDEANFALYFSRSPIPYPRDKNAGARYFEHIGVYAFRKQAILDFYHLPMRALEATEKIECIRYLEYGKKIKMVETDFMGIEIDTPEDLIKAQKYLEN, from the coding sequence ATGAAAATTATTGCAATGATCCCGGCTCGATATGGAGCAACGCGATTCCCAGGAAAACTAATGGCTGATCTAGGCGGAAAGCCCGTGATTGTTAGAACCTATGAGGCCACTGTAAAGACCGCTTTGTTTGATGATGTATATGTGGTGACCGATAGTAAAATCATTAAAAATGAAGTAGAGAGATTTGGTGGTAAAGCCATTATGAGTATCAAAGAGCATGAGTGTGGGTCTGATAGGATTGCAGAAGCTGTAGAGAACCTTGATGTAGACATCGTAGTCAATGTGCAGGGAGATGAGCCTTTTGTAAAAAAAGAGCCCTTAGAAAAGGTTTTAGAGGTTTTTAAAGGAGAAGATGCTGATCAAATTGATTTGGCTTCACTAATGCAAGAGATTACAGACTGGAAAGATATTACAGATCCTAATTATGTTAAAGTCATCGTAGACGAAGCTAATTTTGCATTGTACTTTTCAAGATCTCCGATTCCATATCCACGTGATAAAAATGCAGGAGCTCGATATTTTGAGCATATAGGTGTCTATGCGTTTAGAAAACAAGCTATCTTAGATTTTTATCACCTGCCAATGCGGGCCCTTGAAGCTACAGAAAAAATTGAGTGCATCCGGTACTTAGAGTATGGGAAGAAAATTAAAATGGTTGAAACTGATTTTATGGGGATAGAAATAGATACCCCAGAAGATTTAATCAAAGCTCAAAAATATTTAGAAAATTAA
- a CDS encoding DegT/DnrJ/EryC1/StrS family aminotransferase has protein sequence MPGFELFGDAERKEVNDVLESGVLMRYGFDGARNGHWKAKELEQELQNNLGVNHAQLTSSGTTALNVALAVLGVGAGDEVIMPTFTFVASFESILAAGATPILVEIDDTLTLDPKAVEAAITPKTKVVMPVHMCGSMADLDALKAICDKHNLILLEDACQAIGGSYKGKKLGTIGDAGCFSFDYVKTITCGEGGAMITNDPNLAVNADHYTDHGHDHVGNDRGAESHPFLGYNFRISELNAAVGLAQVRRLDSFVATQRKNKKVLKDALRTIPEVTFRRIPDEAGDSAGFLSFFMETKELTDKVVKAFKEHGVDAYWNYYENDWHYVRKWNHLKDQVSLFPLSDQIVNGMQDLNNAKFPQSDDLISRNISCLIKLSWTEEQVKERAANMVAAIKSVL, from the coding sequence ATGCCAGGATTTGAATTATTTGGAGACGCAGAACGCAAAGAAGTGAATGATGTTTTAGAAAGCGGTGTATTGATGCGTTACGGATTCGATGGAGCCAGAAATGGACATTGGAAAGCAAAAGAACTAGAACAAGAGTTACAAAATAACTTGGGAGTAAACCATGCACAACTAACAAGTAGTGGTACTACTGCTTTAAATGTAGCCTTGGCTGTTTTGGGAGTTGGAGCAGGAGATGAGGTCATTATGCCTACGTTTACTTTTGTAGCAAGTTTTGAATCTATTTTAGCTGCTGGTGCAACCCCTATTTTAGTAGAGATTGATGATACCTTAACCTTAGATCCAAAAGCTGTAGAAGCTGCTATTACGCCAAAGACAAAGGTGGTGATGCCAGTTCATATGTGCGGTTCTATGGCAGATCTAGATGCTCTAAAAGCCATCTGTGACAAACACAATTTAATCTTGTTAGAAGATGCCTGTCAAGCAATTGGAGGTTCTTACAAAGGAAAAAAATTAGGTACCATAGGTGATGCAGGTTGTTTTTCTTTTGATTACGTAAAGACCATTACCTGTGGAGAAGGAGGAGCGATGATTACAAACGATCCAAACTTAGCAGTCAACGCAGATCATTATACAGATCACGGTCACGATCATGTAGGAAATGATCGTGGAGCAGAATCACATCCATTTTTAGGATACAATTTTAGAATTTCTGAATTGAATGCTGCTGTTGGTCTGGCGCAAGTTAGAAGATTGGATAGCTTTGTTGCTACTCAGCGTAAAAACAAAAAAGTATTAAAGGATGCTCTAAGAACAATCCCAGAAGTCACTTTTAGAAGAATTCCTGATGAAGCTGGAGACAGTGCAGGGTTTTTATCTTTCTTTATGGAAACAAAAGAATTGACAGATAAAGTGGTTAAAGCTTTTAAAGAGCACGGTGTAGATGCCTATTGGAATTATTATGAGAACGATTGGCATTATGTGCGTAAATGGAATCATTTAAAAGATCAAGTTTCTTTGTTTCCTTTATCAGATCAAATTGTCAATGGAATGCAAGATTTAAACAACGCTAAATTTCCACAATCAGATGATTTAATTTCAAGAAACATTTCTTGTTTGATTAAATTATCGTGGACAGAAGAGCAAGTTAAAGAAAGAGCGGCCAATATGGTAGCTGCAATAAAATCAGTATTGTAA
- a CDS encoding iron-containing alcohol dehydrogenase family protein, whose amino-acid sequence MSFRNFPMVPRVVFGRGCFNQLDEILTPKRNSDKAPFIFIVDDVFKGNDWLISRIPLHHNDKIIYVSAEEEPKTSYVDKYRDDLVAEFDEIPSGIIGIGGGTMLDYAKAIALMLTNPGSSADYQGWDLVKNQGVYHVGIPTISGTGAEVSRTTVLTGPERKLGMNSDYTPFDQVVLDPELTKDVPTNQWFYTGMDCYIHCIESLTGTFLNAFSQSYGEKSLDLCREVYLEKDLRDEDSQDKLMMASWHGGMSIAYSQVGVAHAMSYGLSYLLGTKHGIGNCIVFDQLEEFYPEGVAEFKRMVEKHNIDIPQGLCKDLTDADFDIMIDVSLSLVPLWENALGANWKDTITREKLRSMYEKM is encoded by the coding sequence ATGAGTTTTAGAAATTTCCCAATGGTTCCTCGCGTCGTTTTTGGTAGAGGATGTTTTAATCAATTAGATGAAATCTTAACACCAAAGCGCAATAGCGATAAAGCACCATTTATATTTATTGTAGATGATGTTTTTAAAGGAAACGATTGGTTAATAAGTAGAATCCCTCTGCATCACAATGATAAAATAATCTATGTCAGTGCAGAAGAAGAGCCTAAAACAAGCTATGTAGATAAATATAGAGATGATTTAGTAGCTGAATTTGATGAAATTCCTTCTGGAATTATCGGAATCGGTGGTGGTACCATGTTGGATTATGCAAAAGCAATTGCTTTGATGTTAACCAACCCAGGAAGTTCTGCTGATTATCAAGGTTGGGATTTGGTAAAGAATCAAGGTGTTTACCATGTTGGGATTCCTACAATTTCTGGTACCGGAGCTGAAGTTTCAAGAACTACAGTTTTAACAGGGCCTGAGCGTAAATTAGGAATGAATTCTGATTATACACCTTTTGATCAAGTGGTATTAGATCCAGAATTGACCAAAGATGTGCCAACCAACCAGTGGTTTTATACTGGGATGGATTGTTATATTCATTGTATAGAATCTTTAACAGGAACTTTCTTGAATGCATTTAGCCAGAGTTACGGAGAGAAGTCTTTAGACTTATGTAGAGAGGTCTATTTAGAAAAAGACCTAAGAGATGAAGATTCACAAGATAAGCTAATGATGGCTTCATGGCATGGAGGAATGAGTATCGCATACTCTCAAGTGGGTGTAGCTCACGCGATGAGTTATGGGTTGTCTTATCTGTTAGGGACCAAACACGGAATTGGAAACTGTATCGTTTTTGATCAATTAGAAGAGTTTTATCCAGAAGGAGTTGCAGAATTTAAGCGAATGGTAGAAAAGCACAATATTGATATTCCTCAAGGATTGTGTAAAGATTTAACCGATGCTGATTTTGATATTATGATCGATGTGTCATTAAGTCTAGTGCCTTTATGGGAAAATGCATTAGGAGCTAATTGGAAAGATACCATTACAAGAGAGAAGTTAAGATCGATGTACGAAAAAATGTAA
- a CDS encoding 6-pyruvoyl trahydropterin synthase family protein: MPIVTAHRKAHFNAAHRLFNPEWSDEKNAAVFGKCSNPNFHGHNYELIVSVTGEIDPTTGFVMDLSILRELIKTEIEDAFDHKNLNVEVPEFKSLNPTVENISVVIYNKLRAKIRTSLAVAVTLYETPRNYVTYSGE, encoded by the coding sequence ATGCCTATAGTAACTGCACACAGAAAAGCACATTTTAACGCTGCACATAGACTCTTTAACCCAGAGTGGAGTGATGAGAAAAATGCAGCTGTTTTTGGAAAATGTAGTAATCCAAATTTTCATGGACACAACTATGAGTTGATTGTTTCTGTAACCGGTGAGATAGATCCAACTACAGGTTTTGTCATGGATTTATCTATTTTAAGAGAGTTGATCAAAACAGAAATAGAAGATGCTTTTGATCACAAAAACTTAAATGTAGAAGTTCCAGAGTTTAAGTCCTTAAATCCAACAGTAGAAAATATTTCAGTAGTTATTTATAATAAGTTACGCGCAAAAATTAGAACTTCATTAGCAGTAGCTGTTACCTTGTATGAAACGCCGAGAAATTATGTAACCTATTCAGGTGAGTAA
- a CDS encoding two pore domain potassium channel family protein, translated as MKKLLTLVFIFIFFIGYSQDAKLKEYSHTEFFNLIKAEKDSVFKLQDAFIYYAENDSAFTYEIIDGTFQFKSNDTIFIDKVIELENVHFEHNNNELGFPIGLPLIVFNKDVIITETTSILFFNCVFKGFLDIDTQVLDNNLIIELDKKYLDYDATIGFYNTTFYNDIILSVGDIDNYSPISFKMFYNTFISDEIRTENEVSTSNIKEMHFDENLFIGNGFLNLHVDTSMFLSVYRNDFGDFRVDFAKASLNNAQVYLVEENIFNKELLLRIDAFSISHTYRWKQWKNKVVSNGGFDLYLKSLVDKDNSLDYYDLYYTDSVFNNYKNKYKFEYENSYKFEMQLLGQFYDFYKTQHDSDYANQVYVEFKNLETKRYAYLYEKDPTFSSFFTWKINQFLKVFSGYGTNPSLSIIFSLYVIFIFALVYMLFPNNWESGKKNKLMNRLRFFTKYFRQNEGIREIYEEEKQYDVMSYTEFRDYMHSSKKEVPWFFLWLTKPIYYFSSYNYKMTGKVLRHTDILKGRWVDLPKRRKLITSFVIGSWMLGLIFIDLIIKFLNALTLSINTFTTLGFGEIPIKGIPRYLAVVQGFIGWFMLTIFSVSLISQLLN; from the coding sequence ATGAAAAAACTTCTCACACTAGTATTCATATTCATCTTTTTTATTGGATATAGTCAAGATGCAAAACTCAAAGAGTACTCTCACACAGAATTTTTTAATTTAATCAAAGCAGAAAAAGATTCTGTCTTTAAACTACAAGATGCTTTTATTTATTACGCAGAAAACGACAGTGCATTTACCTATGAAATAATTGATGGAACATTTCAATTTAAATCAAACGATACTATTTTTATTGATAAAGTGATAGAACTGGAGAATGTTCATTTTGAACATAATAATAATGAATTGGGCTTCCCTATTGGACTACCCTTAATTGTTTTTAATAAAGATGTGATTATCACTGAAACCACCTCTATATTGTTTTTTAACTGTGTTTTTAAAGGTTTCTTAGATATTGACACTCAGGTTTTAGACAACAATCTGATAATTGAATTGGATAAAAAATACCTAGACTATGACGCTACTATTGGATTTTACAATACCACTTTTTACAATGATATAATTTTAAGTGTCGGAGATATAGATAACTATTCTCCTATCTCTTTTAAGATGTTTTACAACACATTTATATCTGATGAAATTAGAACCGAAAATGAAGTTTCAACAAGCAATATTAAAGAGATGCATTTTGATGAGAACCTTTTTATAGGAAACGGTTTCTTGAATCTCCATGTAGATACGTCAATGTTTTTGAGTGTTTATAGAAATGATTTTGGCGATTTTAGAGTCGATTTTGCAAAAGCTTCCTTAAACAATGCTCAAGTATATTTGGTTGAAGAAAATATTTTTAACAAAGAACTGTTATTGCGAATTGACGCGTTTAGTATTAGTCACACCTATCGCTGGAAACAATGGAAAAACAAAGTGGTCTCAAATGGTGGTTTTGACCTATACCTAAAGAGCTTAGTAGACAAAGACAACAGCTTGGATTATTACGACTTGTATTATACCGATTCTGTTTTTAACAACTATAAAAACAAATACAAATTTGAATACGAAAACTCGTATAAATTTGAAATGCAATTGCTAGGGCAATTTTATGATTTTTACAAAACCCAGCACGACTCTGATTATGCAAATCAGGTTTATGTAGAATTTAAGAATTTAGAGACCAAACGCTATGCTTATTTGTACGAGAAAGATCCAACTTTTAGTTCGTTTTTTACTTGGAAAATAAATCAGTTTTTAAAAGTATTCTCTGGTTATGGCACCAACCCTTCCTTATCGATCATCTTCTCTTTATATGTCATATTTATCTTTGCTCTTGTTTATATGTTATTCCCTAATAATTGGGAATCTGGCAAGAAAAACAAACTGATGAATCGTTTGCGCTTCTTTACCAAATACTTTAGACAAAACGAAGGAATTAGAGAGATTTACGAAGAAGAAAAACAATACGATGTCATGTCGTATACCGAGTTTAGAGATTATATGCACAGTAGTAAAAAGGAAGTACCTTGGTTTTTTCTTTGGCTGACAAAACCTATATATTATTTTTCATCATACAATTATAAAATGACGGGTAAAGTTTTACGCCATACTGATATTTTAAAAGGTCGTTGGGTTGATTTACCAAAAAGAAGAAAGCTAATAACCAGCTTTGTTATTGGTAGCTGGATGTTGGGTTTAATTTTTATTGACCTGATAATTAAGTTTTTAAACGCCCTAACCTTATCTATTAACACCTTTACCACACTTGGTTTTGGAGAAATACCAATCAAAGGAATCCCAAGGTATTTAGCAGTTGTACAAGGGTTTATAGGTTGGTTTATGTTAACCATTTTCTCTGTATCTTTAATTTCTCAACTTTTAAACTAA
- a CDS encoding sensor of ECF-type sigma factor encodes MRTKHTLLVLFTLAFSLNSFSQNDNESRDKIKALKVAFITEELNLSQQEAIKFWPVYNKFDKKRHDLYYNERRNLKKEIEQLGGIDKINEREAKTITDKMLALDKAEYDTQINYFKEMRTVISDIKIIKLQNAERDFNRKLLSRYKKQKKPTSQR; translated from the coding sequence ATGCGTACAAAACACACCCTATTAGTACTCTTTACTTTAGCATTCAGCTTGAATTCATTTTCTCAAAATGATAATGAAAGTAGAGATAAAATAAAAGCACTTAAAGTTGCTTTTATTACAGAAGAATTAAATTTATCACAACAAGAAGCTATAAAATTTTGGCCTGTTTACAATAAGTTTGACAAAAAACGTCATGATCTTTATTATAACGAAAGAAGAAATCTAAAAAAAGAGATTGAACAGCTTGGAGGTATTGATAAGATTAATGAAAGAGAAGCAAAAACTATTACAGATAAAATGCTTGCTTTAGACAAAGCAGAATACGACACTCAGATTAATTACTTTAAAGAAATGAGGACCGTTATCTCTGATATTAAAATTATCAAACTACAAAATGCTGAACGCGATTTTAATAGAAAATTATTATCACGCTACAAGAAACAAAAGAAACCTACTTCACAGAGGTAA
- a CDS encoding peptidylprolyl isomerase, with translation MKSKLFLLLVFAFSLLSCDNSIDCKIETTEGTIIVALYPDKAPITVANFLRYVDGGLYTDSSFFRVTTPENEAKREVKIEVIQGGIQGNDKSFPPIKIETTQETGILHEDGTLSMARSGPNTATNNFFICINPQPALDFAGKRNPDGFGFAAFGKVTKGMDIVRKIQSGENRNQQLLKPVIIKSIKRVN, from the coding sequence ATGAAATCTAAGTTATTTTTACTTCTTGTTTTTGCTTTTAGCTTACTAAGCTGCGACAACAGCATTGACTGCAAAATTGAAACCACAGAAGGCACTATCATAGTAGCTTTATATCCTGATAAGGCACCTATTACAGTCGCTAACTTTTTAAGATATGTAGATGGAGGTTTATACACAGACTCTTCTTTTTTTAGAGTTACAACACCAGAAAATGAAGCTAAAAGGGAGGTGAAAATCGAGGTTATTCAAGGGGGAATCCAGGGAAATGATAAAAGCTTCCCTCCTATTAAAATCGAAACCACTCAAGAGACGGGAATATTACATGAAGACGGAACACTGTCAATGGCGAGAAGTGGCCCAAATACAGCAACCAATAATTTCTTTATTTGTATCAATCCGCAACCTGCTTTAGATTTTGCAGGCAAGAGAAATCCAGATGGATTTGGTTTTGCTGCTTTCGGAAAAGTGACCAAAGGAATGGATATCGTTCGTAAAATTCAATCTGGAGAAAATAGAAACCAACAGTTATTAAAACCTGTAATAATTAAATCTATTAAAAGAGTAAACTAA
- a CDS encoding type I phosphomannose isomerase catalytic subunit: protein MKINQFLKFTPILKEKIWGGEKLKTQLGKKLTASNVGESWEISTVEDAVSIVENGALAGESLNNLIGLYKEELLGKSVYATFGTQFPLLIKFIDAKEALSIQVHPNDLLAKERHQSFGKTEMWYVVQADADANLIVGFKEDESPSSYLKHLEEHRLTEILNIDKVVKGDVYFIPTGRVHAIGAGVLLAEIQQTSDITYRIYDWDRKDSEGNSRELHLNAALDAIDYSSQESYKTDYLKEENTATKVISCPYFTTNFLPISQRLELDHSDLDSFVIYMCVAGKVRLAYQDCEATLQMGETILVPACIKTLSLIPEEFSELLEVYLTN, encoded by the coding sequence ATGAAAATTAATCAGTTTTTAAAATTTACACCTATCTTAAAAGAGAAAATTTGGGGGGGTGAAAAATTGAAAACCCAACTCGGTAAAAAGCTAACCGCTTCAAATGTAGGCGAAAGCTGGGAGATTTCTACTGTAGAAGATGCTGTTTCTATTGTAGAAAATGGTGCTTTAGCAGGTGAGAGTTTAAATAATTTAATCGGACTATATAAAGAAGAGCTCCTAGGGAAGTCAGTTTATGCTACTTTTGGTACTCAGTTCCCATTGTTGATTAAGTTTATAGATGCAAAAGAAGCTTTGAGTATACAAGTGCATCCAAATGACTTATTAGCCAAAGAAAGACATCAATCTTTTGGTAAAACAGAAATGTGGTATGTTGTTCAGGCAGATGCTGATGCAAATCTTATTGTTGGTTTTAAAGAAGATGAAAGTCCTTCTAGTTATTTAAAACATTTAGAAGAGCATCGTTTAACAGAAATACTAAATATAGATAAGGTCGTTAAAGGAGATGTTTATTTTATTCCTACTGGTAGAGTCCATGCCATTGGGGCAGGAGTATTGTTGGCAGAGATTCAGCAAACATCAGATATTACCTATCGAATTTATGATTGGGATCGTAAAGATAGTGAGGGAAACTCTAGAGAATTGCATTTAAACGCTGCTCTAGACGCTATTGATTACAGCTCACAAGAATCTTATAAAACAGATTATCTTAAAGAAGAAAACACAGCCACTAAGGTTATTTCATGCCCTTATTTTACAACAAATTTTTTGCCAATCAGTCAAAGGTTAGAGCTAGATCATAGCGATTTAGATTCATTTGTTATTTATATGTGTGTAGCTGGTAAAGTGCGTTTAGCGTATCAGGATTGTGAAGCAACTTTACAAATGGGGGAAACCATTTTGGTGCCCGCTTGTATCAAGACTTTAAGTCTAATTCCAGAAGAATTTTCAGAATTGTTAGAAGTTTATTTAACTAACTAA